In Cataglyphis hispanica isolate Lineage 1 chromosome 10, ULB_Chis1_1.0, whole genome shotgun sequence, a genomic segment contains:
- the LOC126852455 gene encoding LOW QUALITY PROTEIN: putative nuclease HARBI1 (The sequence of the model RefSeq protein was modified relative to this genomic sequence to represent the inferred CDS: substituted 1 base at 1 genomic stop codon), protein MPPPSRTAVSSKRNQTATIEGDIYQGISFRSLEEDQKLRKFLRNELRKFDIVRVPTNRITHQIRLKSGSPIKQRYRPQNPAMQAVINAEVDRMLEARVIEPSAIIDISCQVKSLSSENCRNVNDGFGGLAIHLAIFDNLMTDAYLAAHILDLENRIQRLERRADRQILREIEEPFDLTDVEFRELYRLTPELASDLIDVLAPHLMHTRITGLSVEKQVLSAISLYATGCYQRSVGEHWGISMSQSSISRCVHRITDVINENIFRQWVQFPITLETIRIARKQFQNARQPFEGAIEAIDCTHVAILAPREHEEAYINHNGYHSLNVQMILNPNLKILNVNARFPGARHDAYIXSASDARGVMERVYHDRERRTYLIDMFFFIILLQYLLHFLDIFFTGALGYPLEPWLLTPLPHEPEGTPRFLYNEALCSARNCVQRLFGVLKSTWRCFSKHRVLQYELGFAGRIVNACAVLHNMRITGGILDDPFEDYANGDVPNIHIDDDDDDDNVRPLAEI, encoded by the exons ATGCCACCGCCATCTCGTACCGCCGTATCAAGTAAACGGAACCAAACGGCCACCATAGAAGGCGATATATACCAGGGGATCAGTTTCCGATCACTGGAAGAAGACCAGAAGCTTCGGAAATTTTTACGCAACGAACTGCGAAAGTTCGACATAGTGCGCGTGCCGACCAATCGGATTACGCACCAGATCCGATTGAAATCGGGGAGCCCGATTAAGCAGAGGTATCGGCCGCAGAATCCCGCGATGCAGGCAGTGATCAACGCCGAGGTGGACCGTATGCTCGAAGCCAGAGTAATTGAGCCGTCCGCAA TTATCGACATTTCTTGTCAAGTCAAGTCGTTAAGTTCCGAAAATTGTCGCAACGTTAACGACGGTTTTGGAGGTCTCGCTATCCACTTAGCGATATTCGATAACTT aatgACTGATGCTTATCTTGCCGCACACATATTGGATCTTGAGAATCGTATTCAACGCCTCGAGCGAAGAGCAGATCGACAGATATTACGAGAAATAGAAGAACCATTTGATTTGACTGATGTTGAATTCAGGGAATTATACCGTTTAACTCCTGAATTGGCATCTGATCTCATTGATGTACTTGCACCTCATTTGATGCACACAAGAATTACTGGGCTGTCTGTAGAGAAACAA GTACTGTCTGCAATAAGCTTATACGCAACTGGATGCTATCAACGTTCAGTAGGTGAACACTGGGGTATTTCGATGAGTCAATCATCAATCAGCAGATGCGTTCATCGAATTACAGAtgtgataaatgaaaatatttttcgtcaaTGGGTGCAATTTCCCATCACTCTGGAAACAATACGGATTGCAAGAAAGCAGTTTCAGAATGCTCGTCAACCATTTGAAGGAGCCATCGAAGCAATAGATTGCACCCACGTAGCGATCCTTGCTCCTAGGGAACATGAAGAAGCCTACATAAATCACAATGGATATCATTCATTAAATGTGCAAATGATTCTGA ACCCAAATCTCAAGATCCTGAACGTAAATGCTCGATTTCCTGGAGCCAGACATGACGCTTATATTTGAAGTGCTTCTGATGCGCGTGGTGTTATGGAACGCGTATATCATGATCGCGAAAGAAGAACGTATCTCATTgatatgttcttttttattatattactacaGTATTTGTTGCactttttagatatattttttacaggtGCTTTAGGATATCCATTAGAACCCTGGCTGTTAACTCCTTTGCCTCATGAGCCTGAAGGAACTCCACGATTCTTGTATAACGAGGCATTATGCAGTGCAAGAAATTGCGTGCAACGATTGTTTGGAGTACTTAAAAGCACATGGAGATGCTTTTCCAAGCACAGGGTCTTACAGTACGAACTTGGCTTTGCAGGAAGAATCGTTAATGCGTGTGCAGTTCTACACAATATGCGCATTACTGGCGGTATACTTGACGATCCGTTTGAAGACTACGCAAACGGAGATGTACCCAACATTCAtatcgatgatgatgatgatgatgataatgtgCGACCACTTGCGGAAATATGA
- the LOC126852456 gene encoding piggyBac transposable element-derived protein 4-like, producing MNYMIATAERQTDPQGSDDNSAIIESSDEEIPDKDNIDQSSDSDCENIPNKRTRQCMRFPSSSEDKGGSNIPNQQTKIASDGTIWKRIEEGSVAGRLPVQSVFKDVHGPTAHAKRNIMKGNLSKLEASRVLGKNWTLTQAKLKAFLAILYARGAYEGNTLRLQYLWNKNQRSQRLQTDKFALVSAVWDKFIENSQNCFKPRACITVDEQLFPTKARCRFTQYMPNKPNKFGIKFWLASDVQTKYVVSGFPYLGKDEARNASTPLSEFVVMKLLEPYTMKGRTVTTDNFFTSIPLALKLRSKNTSLLGTIRANKRELPKTCKLKKDSMARFSTLLYQSNGCTLTVYKSKPNKKVLILSTKHKHVKIDKTAKKLPETVSFYNRTKFGVDVTDQMARKYTVKSGSRRWPFQVFFNILDLAGINCWILYKNTTGENISRKDFLFRLAKELASEY from the exons ATGAATTATATGATAGCGACGGCGGAGAGACAAACTGATCCACAAGGCAGTGACGATAACAGTGCTATTATCGAGAGTAGTGATGAGGAAATTCCTGATAAAGACAATATAGATCAGTCAAGCGACAGTGATTGCGAAAATATTCCAAACAAACGTACGAGACAATGCATGCGATTCCCTTCCAGTTCTGAAGACAAAGGTGGAAGTAACATACCAAATCAGCAAACTAAAATTGCTTCAGACGGAACTATTTGGAAAAGAATTGAAGAAGGAAGTGTTGCTGGTAGATTACCAGTTCAGAGTGTTTTCAAAGATGTACACGGGCCAACAGCACATGCTAAAAGAAACATTATGAAGGGGAATCTAAGTA AGTTAGAAGCCTCTCGAGTTTTGGGGAAAAACTGGACACTTACGCAAGCAAAATTGAAGGCGTTTCTTGCAATATTGTACGCACGTGGGGCGTACGAAGGAAATACTTTGAGGCTTCAATATTTGTGGAACAA aaatcagaGGAGTCAACGTTTGCAAACAGACAAATTCGCTTTAGTCTCAGCAGTTTGGgacaaatttattgaaaacagTCAAAATTGCTTCAAACCGAGAGCTTGTATTACCGTGGATGAGCAACTCTTTCCAACGAAGGCCAGATGCAGATTTACCCAGTATATGCCAAACAAACCCAATAAATTTGGCATAAAATTTTGGCTGGCGTCTGATGTACAGACGAAATATGTGGTAAGTGGCTTTCCGTATTTAGGAAAAGACGAGGCTCGAAATGCATCAACTCCCCTAAGCGAATTTGTCGTAATGAAACTTCTTGAACCGTATACCATGAAGGGTAGAACTGTAACaaccgataatttttttacaagtattCCTTTGGCGTTAAAATTAAGATCTAAAAATACTTCGTTGCTTGGAACAATACGCGCAAACAAGAGGGAACTGCCGAAAACTTGCAAACTGAAAAAAGACAGCATGGCTCGTTTCTCAACGTTGTTGTACCAATCCAATGGATGCACACTTACCGTTTACAAGAGCAAaccaaataaaaaagtacttATACTAAGTACAAAACATAAACACgtcaaaattgataaaactgCTAAGAAATTACCTGAAACTGTATCGTTTTATAATAGAACTAAATTTGGCGTCGATGTCACTGATCAAATGGCACGAAAATATACCGTGAAATCAGGTTCCAGAAGGTGGCCATTTCAagtctttttcaatattttagatttagcCGGAATAAATTGCTGgatattgtacaaaaatacaaCAGGAGAAAATATCTCACGGAAAGACTTTCTGTTTCGATTAGCAAAAGAACTTGCTTCAGAATATTAG